The genomic interval GAGCGATCGTCGATCGTGCAAAATCCGATCAACGAAGTCGTCGCTCAATGGGTTGCCACCAACGGCCGCACGGCCGGTGCGAACACCAACACCTTGCCCAACGCGACCGCCCTGTTTGTCGCGCTCGCTGGTTCGCAACAGGTGCTCGGTTCACTCGGCATCGCGCCGCATGAACCAAACCACTTTCTCAATCCAGAGCAGGTTCGACTGCTAGAGACCTGCGGTAGCCTGATTGCGCTGTCGCTCGAACGGGATCAATCGATGTTGAAAGCGCACGAAGCTGAGCTGCAAGTGCGATCCGAGCAGCTTCGCAATTCGCTATTGAACTCGGTGTCGCACGACCTGCGCACACCGCTGGCCACGATCGCGGGTACGGCGTCAGGATTGCGCGATACGGCTTCAGATACCGATCGAGAGTCACTTCAAACGATTGTCGAAGAATCGCATCGGCTGACGCGGTTGGTGGAAAACCTGCTGGAAATGGCTCGGCTCGACGCGGGCTCGATCACACTCAACCGGCAATGGCACGTTCTCGAGGAAGTCGCCGGGATCGCACTAAATTCGGCCAAACGGGAACTGCAACATCATCGTGTGTACGTTAATATTCCCGCCGATTTTCCGCTGCTGAATATCGACGGTTTCCTCATGGAACAGGTTTTGGTGAACCTCCTGGAAAACGCCTCGCGCTACACGCCGGCAGGTAGTGCGATCGAGATTTCGGCGGCCATCAAGGAACGATCCATTGAGATTCGCGTGGCCGACAATGGGCCTGGCCTGCCGCCCGGCAGCGAAGAAAAGGTGTTCGACAAGTTCTTTCGCGGCGCGAGCGTGTCGCCGGATGGCCGGCGCGGCGTCGGACTCGGCCTAGCGATTTGTCGGGCGATCATTGATGCCCATCACGGCAAGATTACCGCATCGAACCGACGTCGCGGCGGCGCTGAATTCACAATCAACCTTCCTTGCAATGAGACGCCGCCGCGAGTCGATGCTGAGTTGGTCGCCGCCACGGGGCGAACCTGAAATGGCCGCGATGCTCCCGCGTGTATTGTTGGTCGAAGACGAATTGCCCATTCGAAAGTTTGTAGGCGCTGCGTTAGCAGGTGCCGACTATCTGGTCGATGAGGTTGGCGCCGCGCAGCAGGCCTTGCAGCACGCGGTGCAAACGCCGCCCGATTTGGTGATTCTCGATCTTGGCCTGCCCGATATGGACGGTCAGCAAGTCATCCAGAGGTTACGAGAATGGATGACGGCTCCGATCATCGTGCTCTCCGCTCGCGATCAGGAGCAGCAAAAGATTCAGGCGCTCGACAACGGGGCGGACGACTACCTTACGAAGCCGTTCAGTACCGGCGAGCTGCTAGCTCGGATTCGCGTTGCCCTCCGACACGCGAATCGCGTGGGCGACGACGGATCAACTACGACGTTTGAAAGCGGTGAGTTGAAAGTAGATCTGTCGACGCGGCGTATTTTCGTATCCGATCGCGAGATACACCTCACACCCATCGAATACAAACTGCTGACTACCTTGATTCGTCATGCCGGCAAAGTGCTTACCCACCGACAACTACTAAAACAGGTCTGGGGCCCCGATCAAGTTCAAGAAACGCACTATTTGCGAGTATTCATGGCCAGCCTTCGTCGCAAGTTGGAAACTGATCCAGCGCGACCGCGTTACCTACTCACCGAGCAAGGCATTGGATATCGGCTAGCTTGTGAATGATCTTACCGGGGCACAAACCGATACCAGGCCCTAACGCGATCAACGTAGCGTAACTCGCTCATGAAGGCGTTGCATTTGCGAGTCCGACTCCAAGCAAACTGCACGGCACGGACGATCGCGTTCTGCAGAGAATGAAGCGCCATCCTTCAAGAGGCCCACGAGAAGTGGAATTCTCGTGATCGGTTTACCTGTCTTTACGAC from Pirellulales bacterium carries:
- a CDS encoding response regulator, whose amino-acid sequence is MAAMLPRVLLVEDELPIRKFVGAALAGADYLVDEVGAAQQALQHAVQTPPDLVILDLGLPDMDGQQVIQRLREWMTAPIIVLSARDQEQQKIQALDNGADDYLTKPFSTGELLARIRVALRHANRVGDDGSTTTFESGELKVDLSTRRIFVSDREIHLTPIEYKLLTTLIRHAGKVLTHRQLLKQVWGPDQVQETHYLRVFMASLRRKLETDPARPRYLLTEQGIGYRLACE